A stretch of DNA from Leptolyngbya subtilissima AS-A7:
CCACCTTTTTAACGTCGCTAATCGCCTTGCTTGTAGCCGTTCCCCTGGGCCTGCTGTCGGCTATCTACCTCAGCGAGTACGCCTCCCCTAAGCTGCGCAAGTGGCTCAAGCCCGCTTTAGAAATTTTGGCAGGGGTGCCCACAGTAGTCTACGGCTACTTTGCGTTGCTGCTAGTCACACCTTTTCTCCAGATATTTATTCCCCAGCTAGGCGGCTTCAACGCCCTGAGCGCAGGCATTGTCATGGGCATTGCCATTACGCCGCTGATTGCCTCCCTGAGCGAAGACGCTATTTACGCTGTACCTAGCGCCCTAAGAGACGGCTCCTACGCTCTGGGTCTCACCAAGCGAGAAACTATTTTTGGCGTCGTGCTGCCCGCCGCCCTTTCCGGCATCGTCGCCTCGGTGATTTTGGCGGTTTCTCGGGCCGTGGGCGAAACCATGATTGTCGCCCTGGCGGCAGGGCAAAACCCAAGACTCGGGCTCAATCCCTTTGTGCCGGTCATGACCATGACGGCCTACATTGTGCAGGTCAGCCTGGGCGACACTCCAGCGGGCTCGATCGCCTTCAAATCAATCTTTGCGGTAGGGATGACGCTATTTTTGCTCACCCTAGTCTTCAACATTATTAGCTTCTGGTTTGTTCGCAAGTTTAGGGAGACCTACGAATGACGCCCCTATCGTCTCAAGCAAAACCCCTCGATACCGGTTGGGATATTGAGGAGAAACAGGTTCTCAATGCCCTAGGCCGCCGCCAGGGTATTGATCAGGGGTTTTCATTGCTGGCCCTCTCAGCCGTCATTTTTTCCCTGTTTGTGCTGGTGGTACTGCTCGCTGACGTACTCATTGACGGTGTACCTGTTCTCAGCTGGAACTTTCTCACTAGCTTTCCTTCTCGCAAAGCCGAAACAGCCGGTATTGTATCGGCCTTAGTAGGCACCATCTGGGTCATGGTGCTGGTGGCCCTGGTTACCT
This window harbors:
- the pstC gene encoding phosphate ABC transporter permease subunit PstC; translated protein: MTTNSSPPDPNNLWQPNRGLNKRVEQAVIWLFGLFALISVATTFGIVLSLLFETVEFFKDVPLWNFFTDRQWTPLFTNPQFGIMVLLSATFLTSLIALLVAVPLGLLSAIYLSEYASPKLRKWLKPALEILAGVPTVVYGYFALLLVTPFLQIFIPQLGGFNALSAGIVMGIAITPLIASLSEDAIYAVPSALRDGSYALGLTKRETIFGVVLPAALSGIVASVILAVSRAVGETMIVALAAGQNPRLGLNPFVPVMTMTAYIVQVSLGDTPAGSIAFKSIFAVGMTLFLLTLVFNIISFWFVRKFRETYE